In the Pseudolabrys taiwanensis genome, one interval contains:
- a CDS encoding sulfite oxidase heme-binding subunit YedZ → MSSDWALWRDRRGRVSALRILALALLLFPIAKAVFDVQDIVQGARPLNDVIHRTGFWTLVFLAVTLAITPLRSIARYGQLIDVRRMLGVGTFCYAATHIALYVADQSYDVVKIVHEITHRVYLIIGMTALLGLAVLAITSTDGMIRRIGPLRWRRLHQAIYGIALLAIVHYFQQTKADVTVPVFVASLFGWLIGYRIVAWWQDRTELSTLSLLALSVTVALLTFAGEAIGIGLAFGVSPLRILDTVFDFDAGIRPGWQVLAAGLAVLVLDLVRARWNGRRTRPRPIAVPP, encoded by the coding sequence GTGAGTTCTGACTGGGCGTTATGGCGCGACCGACGCGGTCGCGTGTCGGCCTTGCGCATCCTGGCGCTTGCCTTGCTTTTGTTTCCGATCGCCAAGGCGGTGTTCGACGTACAGGACATCGTTCAGGGCGCGCGTCCGCTCAACGATGTCATTCATCGCACCGGGTTCTGGACGCTGGTGTTCCTGGCCGTCACCTTGGCGATCACGCCGTTGCGGTCCATCGCGCGCTACGGACAATTGATCGACGTGCGCCGTATGTTGGGCGTCGGCACCTTCTGTTACGCCGCGACACATATAGCGTTGTATGTCGCCGATCAGAGCTACGACGTCGTCAAGATCGTGCACGAAATCACGCATCGCGTTTACCTGATCATCGGCATGACCGCGCTGCTTGGCCTTGCGGTGCTGGCGATCACGTCGACGGACGGAATGATCCGCCGGATCGGGCCGTTGCGGTGGCGCCGCTTGCATCAGGCGATCTACGGCATCGCGCTGCTGGCGATCGTCCATTACTTCCAACAGACCAAGGCGGATGTGACCGTACCCGTGTTCGTCGCGAGCCTGTTCGGCTGGCTCATCGGCTATCGCATCGTGGCGTGGTGGCAGGACCGGACCGAATTGTCGACGTTGAGCTTGCTCGCACTATCGGTAACGGTTGCGCTGCTCACCTTCGCGGGCGAGGCCATTGGGATCGGACTGGCGTTCGGAGTGTCGCCATTGCGGATCTTGGATACGGTGTTCGATTTTGACGCCGGCATCCGACCGGGTTGGCAAGTGCTGGCGGCGGGACTGGCCGTGCTCGTCCTCGACTTGGTGCGCGCGCGCTGGAACGGCCGCCGGACGCGTCCGCGTCCTATCGCTGTGCCGCCGTGA
- a CDS encoding MaoC family dehydratase gives MILPLQMLYFEDLSVGMTETLRKTIESSDVVGFAEVTGDRNPIHLSEHFAAQTPFGTRIAHGLYTASLISAVLGTRLPGPGAVYISQTLNFQAPVKIGDTVEVKVTVAELMPERRRARLECTCSVDGEVVLHGEAWVKVPSKEGGGRPMPRV, from the coding sequence ATGATTTTGCCTTTGCAGATGCTCTATTTCGAAGACCTCTCGGTGGGCATGACCGAGACGCTGCGCAAGACGATCGAATCGTCCGATGTCGTCGGCTTTGCCGAGGTGACCGGCGACCGTAACCCGATCCACCTGTCGGAGCATTTCGCGGCGCAGACGCCGTTCGGCACGCGCATCGCTCACGGCCTCTATACCGCCAGCCTGATCTCGGCGGTGCTCGGCACGCGGCTGCCGGGGCCGGGCGCCGTCTACATTTCGCAAACGCTGAACTTCCAGGCGCCGGTCAAAATCGGCGACACCGTCGAAGTGAAAGTCACGGTCGCGGAGCTGATGCCGGAACGGCGTCGCGCGCGGCTCGAATGCACATGCAGCGTCGATGGCGAAGTCGTTCTCCACGGCGAAGCCTGGGTGAAGGTGCCGTCGAAAGAAGGGGGCGGGCGTCCGATGCCGCGCGTGTAG
- a CDS encoding MFS transporter — translation MDRRIVITALGVAQILAWGSSFYFPAVFAAPIVRDTGWSLGFVVGGTSLGLLVAGLISPQVGRLIDRHGGRPVLLASSLLYAAGLTGVGLAPNLPAYLLSWVVIGFGMGTGLYDAVFAALGRLYGSDARAPITNLTLFGGFASTVCWPLSAFMIDHLGWRSACFVYAGLHLLIALPLQMAVLRGDTKASPVAAAEGAAPPTARANEGLIFAILAVVLSIAAGIGSTVIVHLMLFLEARGVELAVAVGLGTLFGPAQVGARIVERLFGNRYHPIWTMVASCLLMAIGLALLMAHFPVLALVILLYGAGYGISWIGRGTLPLALFGPIRFPRLMGKLAFPSLIVQALAPSAGALLIERVGANATIGVLTVLALVNIGLIAALWRLCRTETSVP, via the coding sequence TTGGATCGGCGCATCGTCATCACGGCCCTCGGCGTTGCGCAGATCCTGGCCTGGGGCAGTTCGTTCTATTTCCCCGCTGTCTTCGCGGCGCCGATCGTACGCGACACCGGTTGGTCGCTGGGCTTTGTGGTCGGCGGCACATCGTTGGGACTGCTGGTCGCCGGGCTGATCTCGCCGCAAGTCGGACGGCTGATCGATCGCCATGGCGGGCGGCCGGTGCTGCTGGCGAGTTCGCTGCTGTATGCGGCGGGGCTTACCGGCGTCGGGCTGGCGCCGAACCTGCCGGCGTACCTCCTTTCATGGGTCGTGATCGGCTTCGGCATGGGCACAGGGCTTTACGACGCCGTCTTTGCCGCGCTCGGCCGTCTTTATGGCAGCGACGCCCGTGCGCCGATCACCAATCTGACCTTGTTCGGCGGCTTCGCCAGCACGGTTTGCTGGCCGCTCAGCGCCTTCATGATCGATCATCTCGGCTGGCGCAGCGCCTGCTTCGTTTACGCCGGTCTGCATCTGCTGATCGCGTTACCGCTGCAGATGGCCGTGCTGCGCGGCGATACCAAAGCATCGCCGGTCGCCGCCGCCGAAGGCGCCGCGCCACCGACCGCCCGCGCGAACGAAGGTTTGATCTTTGCGATCCTGGCCGTTGTTCTGTCGATCGCCGCCGGCATCGGCTCGACCGTGATCGTGCATCTGATGCTGTTTCTGGAAGCGCGCGGCGTCGAGCTCGCCGTCGCGGTCGGCCTCGGCACTTTGTTCGGGCCGGCGCAAGTCGGCGCGCGCATCGTCGAACGTCTCTTCGGCAACCGTTATCACCCGATCTGGACGATGGTCGCGTCGTGCCTGCTGATGGCGATCGGGCTGGCGCTGCTCATGGCGCACTTTCCCGTGCTGGCGCTGGTGATCCTGCTGTATGGCGCCGGCTACGGCATTTCGTGGATCGGGCGGGGGACGCTGCCGCTCGCGCTGTTCGGCCCGATCCGCTTTCCACGCCTGATGGGGAAGCTCGCTTTTCCGAGCCTGATCGTTCAGGCCCTGGCGCCGTCAGCAGGTGCCTTGCTCATCGAGCGCGTCGGGGCGAATGCAACCATCGGCGTGCTGACCGTCTTGGCCCTGGTCAATATCGGCCTCATCGCCGCGCTGTGGCGGCTCTGCCGAACCGAGACTAGCGTGCCGTGA
- a CDS encoding molybdate ABC transporter substrate-binding protein — MPRALGAAALLSISFWLAGSAPVLAAEVKVLTTGAFKQMVLTLVPDFERQSGHKVVVDNDTAGAVKKRIEGGEVFDVAVITPGAIDALAAEGKIAAGSRVDLARVGVGVMVRDGAAKPDVATLDAFKEVLLKAKSVAYIDPASGGSSGIYLDKLFERLGVAQEVRAKAKLKKGGYVADLLLNGQAELGLHQISEIVPVKGVTLVGPLPKEIQNYTTYSAGVSAASDKKDIGQALIKAFTSPAAAAVLKEKGMEPAS; from the coding sequence ATGCCGAGAGCCTTGGGTGCCGCAGCGCTGCTGTCGATCAGTTTCTGGCTGGCTGGGAGTGCGCCGGTCTTGGCCGCCGAGGTCAAGGTGCTGACCACCGGCGCCTTCAAGCAGATGGTCTTGACGCTCGTTCCCGATTTCGAGCGGCAGAGCGGCCATAAGGTGGTGGTCGACAACGACACGGCGGGCGCCGTCAAAAAGCGCATCGAAGGCGGCGAGGTGTTCGATGTCGCGGTGATCACGCCGGGCGCCATCGACGCGCTTGCAGCCGAAGGGAAGATCGCCGCCGGCAGCCGCGTCGACTTGGCGCGTGTCGGGGTCGGCGTCATGGTGCGGGACGGTGCGGCCAAGCCCGATGTCGCCACCCTTGACGCCTTCAAGGAAGTGCTGCTGAAGGCCAAGAGCGTCGCCTACATCGATCCGGCGAGCGGCGGATCGAGCGGCATCTATCTCGACAAGCTGTTCGAACGTCTCGGCGTGGCGCAAGAGGTGCGCGCCAAGGCCAAGTTGAAGAAGGGCGGTTACGTCGCGGATCTGCTGTTGAACGGTCAGGCCGAACTCGGCCTGCATCAGATCAGCGAGATCGTGCCGGTGAAAGGCGTCACGCTGGTCGGGCCCTTGCCCAAGGAAATCCAGAACTACACGACCTATTCCGCCGGTGTGTCGGCGGCGAGCGACAAGAAGGATATCGGCCAAGCCTTGATCAAAGCCTTTACCAGTCCGGCCGCAGCGGCGGTGCTGAAGGAAAAGGGCATGGAGCCGGCGAGCTGA
- a CDS encoding DUF1127 domain-containing protein, whose amino-acid sequence MLAHIVRFIREWKRYNQSLNELNRLGDRELADLGISRSDIPRVAWSAAHDA is encoded by the coding sequence ATGCTTGCCCACATTGTTCGCTTCATCCGTGAATGGAAGCGCTACAACCAGAGCCTCAACGAGCTGAATCGGCTCGGCGATCGCGAGTTGGCCGACCTCGGCATCAGCCGTTCGGACATCCCGCGCGTGGCCTGGAGCGCGGCGCACGACGCCTAA
- the trmFO gene encoding methylenetetrahydrofolate--tRNA-(uracil(54)-C(5))-methyltransferase (FADH(2)-oxidizing) TrmFO has product MTRDELQAVHVIGGGLAGSEAAWQLAQNGIPVVLHEMRPERSTDAHKTDGLAELVCSNSFRSDDAEHNAVGLLHEEMRRLGSLIMRAGDANQVPAGGALAVDRDGFSDAVTQALTSHPLITIERGEIARPRDDWDSVIIATGPLTSPDLAASIRELTGQDQLAFFDAIAPIVHRDSIDMTQAWFQSRYDKAGPGGSGADYINCPLTREQYEAFVDALITGDKTVFKEWEAATPYFDGCLPVEVMAERGRETLRYGPMKPIGLTNPHQPDVKPHAVVQLRQDNKLGTLYNMVGFQTKLKHAEQVRVFRTIPGLQNAEFARLGGLHRNTFINAPKLLDTTLRLKANTRWRFAGQITGCEGYVESAAVGLMAGRFAAAERRGEQLAPPPPTTAHGAVLAHITGGHIETIVSGPSSFQPMNVNFGLFPPLAEPPEFDRKSKLGRAKARELAKKSAISRRALTDLGTWIGAQTKAAAE; this is encoded by the coding sequence ATGACGAGAGACGAATTACAAGCAGTGCACGTGATCGGCGGTGGATTGGCCGGTTCCGAGGCCGCGTGGCAACTCGCGCAGAACGGTATCCCCGTCGTGTTGCACGAGATGCGCCCCGAGCGCTCCACAGACGCGCACAAGACGGATGGCCTCGCCGAGCTCGTGTGCTCGAACTCCTTCCGTTCCGACGATGCCGAGCACAACGCCGTCGGGCTGCTGCATGAGGAGATGCGCCGTCTCGGCTCGCTGATCATGCGCGCCGGCGATGCCAATCAGGTGCCCGCCGGCGGCGCGCTCGCGGTCGATCGCGACGGTTTCTCCGACGCGGTCACGCAAGCGCTCACGTCGCATCCGCTCATCACGATCGAGCGCGGCGAGATCGCGCGGCCGCGCGATGATTGGGACAGCGTCATCATCGCGACAGGGCCCCTCACCTCGCCCGACCTCGCCGCCAGTATCCGTGAATTGACGGGCCAGGATCAGCTCGCTTTCTTCGATGCGATCGCGCCGATCGTGCATCGCGACTCGATCGATATGACGCAGGCCTGGTTCCAGTCGCGCTACGACAAGGCCGGTCCGGGCGGCTCCGGCGCCGACTACATCAACTGCCCGCTCACCCGCGAGCAATACGAAGCGTTCGTCGACGCGCTGATCACCGGCGACAAGACCGTGTTCAAGGAATGGGAAGCGGCGACGCCCTATTTCGACGGCTGTCTGCCGGTCGAGGTGATGGCCGAGCGCGGCCGCGAGACCTTGCGCTACGGGCCGATGAAGCCGATCGGGCTGACCAATCCGCATCAGCCCGACGTGAAGCCCCATGCGGTCGTGCAGCTGCGCCAGGACAACAAACTCGGCACGCTGTACAACATGGTCGGCTTCCAGACCAAGCTGAAGCATGCCGAACAAGTGCGCGTCTTCCGCACCATCCCGGGGCTGCAGAATGCCGAATTCGCACGGCTCGGCGGCCTGCACCGCAACACCTTCATCAACGCGCCGAAGCTGCTCGACACCACGCTGCGGCTGAAAGCCAACACGCGCTGGCGCTTCGCCGGCCAGATCACCGGCTGCGAAGGCTATGTCGAGAGCGCCGCCGTCGGCCTGATGGCCGGGCGCTTTGCCGCCGCCGAACGGCGCGGCGAGCAACTCGCACCGCCGCCGCCGACGACCGCGCATGGCGCCGTTCTGGCGCACATCACCGGCGGTCACATCGAGACCATCGTCAGCGGCCCGTCGTCCTTCCAGCCGATGAACGTCAACTTCGGACTGTTTCCGCCGCTCGCCGAGCCGCCGGAATTCGACCGCAAGAGCAAGCTCGGCCGCGCCAAGGCACGGGAGCTCGCCAAGAAGAGCGCGATCAGCCGGCGCGCGCTGACCGATCTTGGGACCTGGATCGGCGCACAGACAAAGGCGGCGGCGGAGTAG
- a CDS encoding phytoene/squalene synthase family protein, giving the protein MKSNFDHCAALVRETDRDRYLATLFAPEARREGLFALYAFNGEIARVRDVAREPMPGEIRLQWWREVLEGKRDGEAAAHPVAAALMATVKRHKLSQETLIALIDARTFDLYDDPFPTLDDLDNYAVLTWSALLSLAAQILGAANEASGILLRHAGIALAIDHLLLSLPRHASRHQLYVPLEVLQRHGAKSDELFAGHDSEQLKAALAELRRHARRQLHAAMMEAGQVPVQLMPALLPLALVGPQLARMDRRGYEPFRPEPLSRLRRQWLLWRAARDPKRIFAV; this is encoded by the coding sequence ATGAAAAGCAATTTCGATCACTGCGCGGCGCTGGTGCGCGAGACCGACCGCGACCGCTATCTCGCGACATTGTTCGCGCCGGAGGCGAGGCGCGAAGGCTTGTTCGCGCTCTATGCGTTCAACGGCGAGATCGCGCGCGTGCGCGACGTGGCGCGCGAGCCGATGCCGGGCGAAATTCGGCTGCAATGGTGGCGCGAAGTCCTCGAAGGCAAGCGCGACGGCGAGGCGGCCGCGCATCCCGTGGCGGCCGCGCTCATGGCCACGGTGAAGCGTCACAAGCTGTCGCAAGAAACGCTGATCGCGCTGATCGATGCGCGTACCTTCGATCTCTACGACGATCCGTTTCCGACGCTCGACGATCTCGACAATTACGCGGTGCTCACCTGGAGCGCGCTGCTGTCTTTGGCGGCGCAAATCCTCGGCGCGGCGAATGAGGCGAGCGGCATTCTCCTGCGCCATGCCGGCATCGCATTGGCCATCGATCATCTGCTGCTGTCGCTGCCGCGGCACGCGTCAAGGCACCAGCTTTATGTGCCGTTGGAGGTGCTGCAACGTCACGGCGCCAAGAGCGACGAGTTGTTTGCCGGGCATGACAGCGAGCAACTGAAAGCCGCGCTGGCCGAGCTGCGGCGTCATGCCCGCCGGCAATTGCACGCGGCGATGATGGAAGCGGGGCAGGTGCCGGTGCAGCTGATGCCGGCCTTGCTGCCGCTTGCGCTGGTCGGGCCGCAGCTCGCGCGTATGGATCGGCGCGGCTATGAGCCGTTCCGGCCCGAGCCTTTGTCGCGGCTGCGGCGGCAGTGGTTGCTGTGGCGGGCGGCGCGGGATCCGAAGCGGATATTTGCGGTGTGA
- a CDS encoding Mth938-like domain-containing protein — MSGVWGAVGSLTMMTDIETPHLPRPALIDAYGNGGFRFGGMSHRGSLLCFPDGIWAWPVTGLSELTTSSLEAAFARAERLDFFLIGGGRDPWVLPERLRDRFARASLTVDAMPTGAAVRTWNILLAENRRVGAALIAVD, encoded by the coding sequence ATGAGCGGAGTGTGGGGCGCTGTCGGCTCCTTGACGATGATGACGGATATCGAAACCCCGCATCTGCCGCGTCCGGCGCTGATCGACGCCTACGGCAATGGCGGCTTTCGCTTCGGCGGGATGTCGCATCGCGGTTCGCTGTTGTGTTTTCCCGACGGCATCTGGGCTTGGCCGGTGACCGGCCTGAGCGAATTGACGACGTCGTCGCTCGAGGCGGCTTTCGCCCGGGCGGAACGTCTCGACTTCTTCCTGATCGGCGGGGGCCGCGATCCGTGGGTGCTGCCGGAGCGGCTGCGCGACCGTTTCGCGCGCGCATCCTTGACCGTGGACGCGATGCCGACCGGCGCGGCGGTGCGCACCTGGAATATCCTGCTCGCGGAGAACCGCAGGGTCGGCGCGGCGCTGATCGCGGTGGATTGA
- the secF gene encoding protein translocase subunit SecF: MRFRRISFPISAIASILAISLYFFHGLNFGIDFKGGLLIEVQTKSGAAADLGGMRTTLGGLGLGEVQLQEFGAPNDVLIRIAEQPGGDAAQQVAVQKVRTALGDSVEYRRVEVVGPRVSGELLSYGVIGLGLAILGILIYLWFRFEWQFALGAMIANVHDIVLTIGFMSVTQIDFDLTSIAALLTILGYSLNDTVVIYDRIREMLRRYKKMPMPELLNGAINQTLSRSVITHLTVSLALLALFLFGGQAIHSFTATMLFGVVLVGTYTSVFIASPILIYLGVGRGTDALTGPASKDSKP; the protein is encoded by the coding sequence ATGCGCTTCAGGCGCATAAGCTTTCCTATTTCGGCGATCGCTTCGATCCTGGCCATTTCTCTCTACTTCTTCCACGGCCTGAACTTCGGCATCGACTTCAAGGGCGGCCTGCTCATCGAAGTGCAGACCAAGTCGGGCGCGGCGGCCGATCTCGGCGGCATGCGCACGACGCTGGGCGGCCTCGGCCTCGGCGAGGTGCAGCTTCAGGAGTTTGGCGCGCCGAACGACGTGTTGATCCGCATTGCCGAGCAGCCGGGCGGCGATGCCGCGCAGCAGGTGGCGGTGCAGAAGGTGCGCACGGCGCTTGGCGACTCCGTCGAGTACCGGCGCGTCGAGGTCGTCGGTCCGCGCGTGTCGGGCGAGCTGTTGTCCTACGGCGTGATCGGTCTCGGCCTCGCGATCCTGGGCATCCTGATCTATCTGTGGTTCCGCTTCGAATGGCAGTTCGCGCTCGGCGCCATGATCGCCAACGTGCACGACATCGTGCTGACCATCGGCTTCATGTCGGTGACGCAGATCGACTTCGATCTGACCAGCATCGCGGCGCTGCTGACCATTCTCGGCTATTCGCTCAACGACACGGTCGTCATCTACGACCGTATCCGCGAGATGCTGCGGCGCTACAAGAAGATGCCGATGCCGGAGCTGCTCAACGGCGCGATCAATCAGACCTTGTCCCGCTCGGTCATCACCCACTTGACGGTGTCGCTCGCCTTGCTGGCGCTGTTCCTGTTCGGCGGCCAGGCCATCCACTCCTTCACCGCGACCATGCTGTTCGGCGTGGTGCTGGTCGGCACCTACACCTCGGTGTTCATCGCGTCGCCGATCCTCATCTATCTCGGCGTCGGCCGGGGCACCGACGCCCTGACCGGCCCGGCGTCCAAAGACAGCAAGCCGTAA
- the secD gene encoding protein translocase subunit SecD has protein sequence MLYFTRWKAAAIVLTALVVCLFAVPNFFPSSVVESWPKWAQRHIVLGLDLQGGSHILLEVDSKAVRREKLESLRDDVRRTLRDGRIGYTGLAVRGNSVEVRVRDAASVDQALTKLRTLSQPLGGILSATGQSSLDITRDNDLIRLTVTEPAIIERVRQSVDQSIQIIERRVNELGTVEPLIQREGTDRILVQVPGLQDPTRLKQLLGKTAKLDFRMVDTSIPAEQAQGRVPPDDDLLYSSTGQPKTPYLIEKRVLVSGADLTDAQPGFDQRTSEPIVSFRFNTSGARKFAEATQQNVGKPFAIVLDNEVISAPVIREPILGGSGQISGNFTVQSANDLAILLRAGALPAPLTIIEERTVGPGLGQDSIAKGKLSSYVGAALVIIFMLVTYGLFGLFANIAVAVNVAMIFGILSLLNATLTLPGIAGIVLTVGIAVDSNVLIYERIREEVRAGRTPINAIDAGFSRALATILDSNITTFIAAAVLFYIGTGPVRGFAVTFGIGILTTVFTAFTLTRLIVAYWVRWWRPKSVPI, from the coding sequence ATGTTATATTTTACCCGGTGGAAGGCGGCGGCGATCGTTCTGACGGCGCTCGTCGTCTGCCTGTTTGCCGTGCCCAACTTTTTTCCGTCTTCGGTTGTCGAGAGCTGGCCGAAGTGGGCGCAGCGCCACATCGTGCTGGGCCTCGACCTGCAAGGCGGCTCGCACATCCTTCTGGAAGTCGACAGCAAGGCCGTCCGGCGCGAGAAGCTTGAGTCGCTGCGTGACGACGTGCGCCGCACGTTGCGCGACGGCCGCATCGGCTATACCGGCCTTGCCGTGCGCGGCAACAGCGTGGAAGTGCGCGTTCGCGATGCCGCCAGCGTCGATCAGGCGTTGACCAAGCTGCGCACACTGTCGCAGCCGCTCGGCGGTATCCTGAGCGCGACCGGCCAGAGCAGCCTCGACATCACGCGTGACAACGACCTTATCCGGCTCACCGTCACCGAGCCGGCGATCATCGAGCGCGTGCGGCAATCGGTCGATCAGTCGATCCAGATCATCGAGCGCCGCGTCAACGAGCTTGGCACCGTCGAGCCCTTGATTCAGCGCGAAGGCACCGACCGCATCCTGGTGCAGGTCCCGGGCCTGCAGGACCCGACCCGCCTCAAGCAACTCCTCGGCAAGACCGCCAAGCTCGACTTCCGCATGGTGGACACCTCGATCCCGGCCGAGCAGGCGCAGGGCCGCGTGCCGCCGGATGACGATCTGCTCTACAGCAGCACCGGCCAGCCGAAGACGCCTTATCTGATCGAGAAGCGCGTTTTGGTCTCCGGCGCCGATCTGACGGACGCGCAGCCGGGCTTCGACCAGCGCACCTCCGAACCGATCGTCAGCTTCCGCTTCAACACGTCGGGTGCGCGCAAGTTCGCCGAGGCGACGCAGCAGAACGTCGGCAAGCCCTTCGCCATCGTGCTCGATAACGAGGTGATCTCGGCGCCGGTGATCCGCGAGCCGATTCTTGGCGGCTCCGGGCAGATCTCCGGCAACTTCACCGTGCAGAGCGCCAACGACCTGGCGATTCTGTTGCGCGCCGGCGCGCTGCCGGCGCCGCTGACCATCATCGAGGAGCGCACCGTCGGTCCCGGCCTCGGCCAGGATTCGATCGCCAAGGGCAAGCTGTCGTCCTATGTCGGCGCCGCGCTCGTCATCATCTTCATGCTCGTGACTTATGGCCTGTTCGGCCTGTTCGCGAACATCGCCGTGGCGGTCAACGTCGCCATGATCTTCGGCATCCTGTCGCTGCTCAACGCCACGCTGACCTTGCCCGGTATCGCCGGCATCGTGCTCACCGTCGGCATCGCGGTCGACTCGAACGTGCTGATCTACGAACGCATCCGTGAAGAGGTGCGGGCGGGGCGCACGCCGATCAACGCCATCGATGCGGGCTTCTCGCGCGCGCTGGCGACGATTCTCGACTCCAACATCACGACCTTCATCGCCGCCGCCGTGCTGTTCTACATCGGCACGGGCCCGGTGCGCGGCTTCGCCGTGACGTTCGGCATCGGCATCCTCACCACGGTTTTCACCGCCTTCACGCTGACGCGGCTCATCGTCGCCTATTGGGTACGCTGGTGGCGTCCCAAGAGCGTTCCGATCTAA
- the yajC gene encoding preprotein translocase subunit YajC, giving the protein MFTTPAFAQGSLFGGAGGEGGMIMSLLPFVLIFVIMYFLILRPQQKRVKTHQEMVKNVRRGDTVITNGGLVGKVTKVIDDDQVEIEIADGVKIRQMRQMLTDVRSKGEPVKEDAAAS; this is encoded by the coding sequence ATGTTTACGACGCCCGCTTTTGCCCAGGGATCGCTGTTCGGGGGCGCCGGCGGCGAGGGCGGCATGATCATGTCGCTCCTGCCATTCGTCCTGATCTTCGTGATCATGTACTTCCTGATCCTGCGTCCGCAGCAGAAGCGCGTGAAGACGCATCAGGAAATGGTCAAGAATGTCCGCCGCGGCGACACCGTCATCACCAATGGCGGTCTCGTCGGCAAGGTCACCAAGGTGATCGACGACGATCAGGTCGAGATCGAAATCGCCGACGGCGTGAAGATTCGGCAGATGCGGCAGATGCTCACCGACGTGCGCTCCAAGGGCGAGCCCGTGAAAGAGGATGCCGCGGCGAGCTGA
- a CDS encoding ATP-binding protein yields the protein MAKSKSSKSKPKAAPKASAKQSAKTSAKPASNGKADALASADVLERIANALERLAPKAKALPDLAAADAFIWHPDGRLAPVPRVNRVEMSLLKGVDRVRDTLIENTERFAKGLPANNALLWGARGMGKSSLVKASHATVNAQLAGGRNDGPLKLVEIHREDIESLPELMALMRGSRYRFIVFCDDLSFDADDTSYKSLKAVLEGGIEGRPDNVIFYATSNRRHLLSRDMIENERSTGINPGEAVEEKVSLSDRFGLWLGFHRCSQDEYLAMIDSYVTHYKIKADAEELRRDALEWSTTRGSRSGRVAWQFIQDLAGRLGVALS from the coding sequence ATGGCCAAGTCGAAATCCTCCAAATCGAAGCCTAAAGCGGCGCCCAAGGCGTCCGCCAAGCAATCCGCCAAGACGTCCGCCAAGCCTGCCAGCAATGGCAAAGCCGATGCTCTGGCCAGCGCCGACGTGCTCGAGCGCATCGCCAACGCCCTCGAGCGGCTGGCGCCGAAGGCGAAGGCACTGCCCGACCTCGCTGCCGCCGATGCCTTCATCTGGCACCCGGACGGCCGGCTCGCGCCGGTGCCGCGCGTCAACCGCGTCGAGATGTCGCTCTTAAAAGGCGTCGATCGCGTGCGCGACACGCTCATTGAGAACACCGAGCGTTTCGCCAAGGGGCTGCCGGCCAACAACGCGTTGCTGTGGGGCGCGCGCGGCATGGGCAAGTCGTCGCTGGTGAAGGCGTCGCACGCCACGGTGAATGCGCAACTGGCGGGAGGCCGCAATGACGGGCCGCTCAAGCTCGTCGAGATTCATCGCGAGGACATCGAGAGCCTGCCCGAGCTGATGGCGCTGATGCGCGGCTCGCGCTATCGCTTCATCGTCTTCTGCGACGACCTCTCCTTCGACGCCGACGACACGAGCTACAAATCGCTCAAGGCCGTGCTCGAAGGCGGCATCGAAGGCCGCCCCGACAACGTGATCTTCTACGCGACGTCGAATCGGCGCCACCTGCTCTCGCGCGACATGATCGAGAACGAGCGCTCGACCGGAATCAATCCGGGCGAAGCGGTCGAGGAAAAGGTGTCGCTGTCGGATCGTTTCGGCCTGTGGCTCGGTTTCCACCGCTGCAGCCAGGACGAATACCTGGCGATGATCGACAGCTACGTCACGCACTACAAGATCAAGGCGGACGCCGAAGAACTGCGTCGCGACGCGCTCGAATGGTCGACGACCCGCGGCTCACGCTCGGGCCGCGTCGCTTGGCAGTTCATCCAGGACCTCGCCGGCCGGCTGGGCGTGGCTTTGAGCTGA